The proteins below come from a single Psychrobacter sp. FDAARGOS_221 genomic window:
- a CDS encoding FAD:protein FMN transferase, whose translation MQHSNNDIQTETYDIHSISFFAMGCHNQVHLELSRIKSLVSAEVMHEHLAQLEQRILSKLAHWEGIFSRFDGHSELMQLNKRSGEWVAVSQALYEVIQQAFVFYQQTQGLVTPTVLQSMQQIGYQSSFETLKKCELNFSCNRSDELNHQQNLICSSADNTTPNRSKNSQTPTRPLPLERQIRLRHKVSTDDGYPTIYEVYLADGVGIDLNGYVKGWAANKLAKQISTDNRRPLPCLVNLGGDIAVGTVDNGTVDDIDKVNWTVAIASPNLTDSAKPNSELSRLKDDVAIFDISTGGVATSGQDYRRWWHKGKPQHHIINPYDNQSAVSDVLTVTVIAEDALIAEVCAKYCLIMGQHSALEWLQDNDIAGLIINTQHQVMTSPAMNNYL comes from the coding sequence ATGCAACACTCAAACAATGACATCCAAACGGAAACTTATGACATTCACTCAATAAGTTTTTTCGCAATGGGCTGTCACAATCAAGTTCACCTTGAGCTTAGCCGGATTAAGTCACTTGTGAGTGCTGAGGTTATGCATGAGCATTTGGCGCAGTTAGAACAGCGAATCTTATCAAAACTTGCACACTGGGAAGGTATTTTCAGCCGTTTTGATGGGCATAGCGAGCTGATGCAGCTTAATAAGCGATCAGGAGAATGGGTGGCAGTGAGTCAAGCATTGTATGAGGTAATACAGCAAGCGTTTGTTTTTTATCAGCAAACTCAAGGTCTGGTCACGCCGACAGTTTTACAGTCTATGCAGCAGATAGGTTATCAATCTTCGTTTGAAACGTTAAAAAAATGCGAATTGAATTTTAGTTGCAATAGATCAGACGAGCTAAATCACCAACAAAACTTAATATGCTCATCTGCCGATAATACCACACCTAATCGTTCCAAAAACAGTCAAACGCCGACTAGGCCGCTGCCGCTAGAACGACAAATTCGCTTAAGACACAAAGTATCTACCGATGATGGTTATCCTACAATCTATGAAGTGTATTTGGCGGACGGTGTTGGTATTGATTTAAATGGCTACGTGAAAGGTTGGGCGGCGAACAAATTAGCAAAGCAAATCAGTACTGATAATAGACGGCCTCTACCCTGCCTGGTTAATTTAGGCGGTGATATTGCGGTAGGTACTGTTGATAATGGTACTGTTGATGATATTGATAAAGTGAATTGGACGGTGGCTATCGCTTCGCCAAATCTGACTGATTCAGCTAAGCCAAACAGTGAGTTATCAAGATTAAAAGATGATGTCGCTATTTTTGACATCTCAACCGGTGGTGTGGCGACGTCAGGACAGGACTATCGGCGCTGGTGGCATAAAGGCAAACCTCAGCATCATATTATCAACCCTTATGATAACCAGTCTGCTGTCAGTGACGTGTTAACCGTAACCGTTATTGCAGAAGATGCCTTGATTGCTGAAGTATGCGCTAAATACTGCCTAATAATGGGTCAACACAGCGCTTTAGAGTGGCTGCAAGATAATGATATCGCCGGTTTAATCATAAATACCCAACACCAGGTAATGACCTCGCCCGCCATGAACAACTATTTATAG
- a CDS encoding ferric reductase-like protein, with product MSHTDLTMTQDTPIFIRLLKLAGCVFIIVLGISLGIALLMGFKAQMLDSITTMMTMTDKHYWYLSRASGVIGYALFWLSVLFGLLLSTRLGKQIKFSRVFALHKFLSLTAIGFTLFHAGILLLDRFLNIELWQLLTPFGFSSNRIGTAMGQIGFYLLLICAISFYIKQYIGQSAWRWIHFSTFLAYMCVSIHLFMVGSDTRALPLMIFYAVTQSIVFILISYRLILMNFNKA from the coding sequence ATGTCACACACTGATTTAACCATGACTCAGGACACGCCTATTTTTATTAGATTACTCAAGTTAGCTGGGTGTGTTTTTATTATCGTATTGGGTATCAGCTTAGGTATTGCGTTATTAATGGGCTTTAAAGCTCAAATGTTGGACTCTATCACCACAATGATGACGATGACAGACAAGCATTATTGGTATTTATCGCGAGCAAGCGGGGTTATTGGCTACGCATTGTTTTGGCTATCGGTATTATTTGGTCTGCTATTAAGTACTCGTTTAGGCAAACAAATTAAATTTTCTCGAGTATTCGCTTTGCATAAATTTCTTAGCTTAACTGCCATTGGGTTTACCTTATTTCATGCAGGGATTTTGCTGTTAGACCGTTTTTTGAATATTGAATTATGGCAATTACTGACTCCCTTTGGTTTTAGCAGCAACCGTATTGGCACGGCTATGGGGCAGATTGGTTTTTATTTATTACTCATATGTGCCATTAGTTTTTATATTAAGCAATATATTGGGCAGAGTGCGTGGCGCTGGATTCACTTTTCTACTTTCTTAGCCTATATGTGTGTCAGTATTCACTTATTTATGGTCGGCTCAGATACAAGAGCACTGCCTCTCATGATATTCTATGCGGTCACTCAATCTATCGTGTTTATATTAATTAGCTATCGTCTGATTCTGATGAATTTCAACAAAGCTTAA
- a CDS encoding response regulator: MPRILLVEDDNAIAEGIVLALKSHGMVVDWFTDAVQGEYALQENMFDAVLLDLTLPKGDGIDVLKSWRAKGFDTPVLIITARDAIANRVAGLNSGADDYLVKPFAIEEVVARLQALIRRSQGRSKNILSYGNVTYEPNSQQVTYLGQLLELTSKETIILEHMLTHPNQIHSRASLEDKIYGWQQDIDSNAIEVHIHHLRKKLGDDLILTKRGVGYYLNPKRQ, from the coding sequence ATGCCACGTATATTATTAGTTGAAGATGATAACGCTATTGCTGAAGGCATCGTGCTTGCGCTTAAAAGCCATGGCATGGTTGTCGATTGGTTTACCGATGCCGTCCAGGGTGAATATGCCTTACAAGAGAATATGTTTGATGCGGTGCTGCTCGACTTAACCCTACCGAAGGGCGATGGTATCGATGTGTTAAAGAGCTGGCGGGCAAAAGGCTTTGACACGCCTGTACTCATTATTACCGCAAGAGATGCGATTGCCAATCGGGTTGCAGGCTTAAATTCTGGTGCCGATGATTATTTGGTTAAGCCCTTTGCTATTGAAGAGGTGGTCGCTCGCCTACAAGCTTTGATTAGAAGAAGCCAAGGGCGCAGTAAAAACATATTAAGCTATGGTAATGTGACCTATGAACCGAATTCTCAACAGGTCACTTATTTGGGGCAATTATTAGAGCTGACCAGCAAAGAGACCATTATATTGGAACACATGCTGACCCATCCCAATCAGATTCACAGCCGTGCTAGCTTAGAAGATAAAATATATGGTTGGCAACAAGACATTGATAGCAATGCGATAGAGGTTCATATCCATCATTTACGCAAAAAGCTAGGCGATGACTTAATCCTCACCAAGCGTGGTGTGGGCTATTATTTAAACCCCAAACGTCAGTAA
- a CDS encoding ATP-binding protein, which yields MKSIQKRLLTYLLIGLPTLWIMTSSVTTWKLWHEIDEMNDTQIIQMARYLIETARDDDLEGDYELKRYELKQSELEQTELSNENNADEIFKASESHHDDDEHEYDKHEEEDKDEHEDDDDDEYEEEDHHDSAFAKIYTLNSKPLPIEIEGNLGDAKEEYLGFAIWDKTGRLLMADHNGQSFDFLPDQHGFLEDHQSTYQRLNPFSKRWRLFYVHDEYANDNAGRVIAVGQNLESRRETITNAITVQLLPMFFGLFAFIGLVVWAVRQGFAPLTQISSELSQRDLSDNTPIKADVPKEVQALVNSLNALFVKVSQALEREQRFTADASHELRSPLTALKLQADLLKQQLLHYSDGSDASNETQLYDHAQKISDGIDRANHLVDQLLILAKLAPQQQLPEDQLELADWIALTDDVLSEVNRQAREKYIQLKRSVTVEAEQVLPLHINLTLMKILLRNVLDNAIRYSPENSTVEIVLAADSIVVKDNGKGVNQEHLNRLSERFYRPAGQKQKGSGLGLSIVHQIAQLHQLNVNFANRPAPDSGLIVTISKSSS from the coding sequence ATGAAAAGTATTCAAAAAAGACTATTAACGTATTTACTGATTGGTCTACCGACGTTATGGATAATGACATCAAGCGTGACAACGTGGAAGCTTTGGCATGAAATAGATGAGATGAATGATACACAAATCATCCAGATGGCACGCTATTTGATAGAAACGGCAAGAGATGATGATCTAGAGGGCGACTATGAGCTTAAACGCTATGAGCTAAAACAATCTGAACTTGAGCAAACAGAATTAAGCAATGAAAATAACGCGGATGAAATCTTTAAAGCGTCTGAAAGTCATCATGATGACGATGAGCACGAATACGATAAGCACGAAGAAGAAGATAAAGATGAGCACGAAGACGATGATGATGACGAGTATGAAGAAGAGGATCATCATGATTCAGCGTTTGCAAAGATATACACCCTAAACAGCAAGCCGTTACCCATTGAAATTGAAGGTAATCTTGGCGATGCTAAAGAAGAATACTTAGGATTTGCGATTTGGGATAAGACAGGTCGTCTGCTGATGGCGGATCATAACGGCCAGTCGTTTGATTTTTTGCCGGATCAACATGGCTTTTTGGAAGATCATCAAAGTACCTATCAGCGCTTAAACCCTTTTAGCAAACGTTGGCGACTGTTTTATGTGCATGATGAATATGCCAATGACAATGCAGGCAGGGTCATTGCGGTAGGCCAAAATCTCGAATCACGCCGCGAGACCATTACAAATGCGATAACCGTACAGCTACTGCCAATGTTTTTTGGGCTGTTTGCGTTTATCGGTTTGGTTGTTTGGGCGGTGCGTCAAGGCTTTGCGCCATTAACCCAAATCAGTAGTGAGCTGAGTCAACGTGATTTATCCGACAACACCCCTATTAAAGCGGATGTACCCAAAGAGGTACAAGCTTTAGTCAATTCATTAAACGCCTTGTTCGTCAAAGTGTCGCAAGCTTTAGAGCGTGAACAACGCTTTACGGCGGACGCCTCGCATGAGCTACGCAGTCCATTGACAGCATTAAAGCTGCAAGCGGACTTACTCAAGCAGCAATTATTGCATTATTCAGATGGGTCAGATGCGTCAAATGAAACCCAGCTTTATGACCATGCTCAAAAAATTAGCGACGGCATTGATCGTGCCAATCACTTGGTTGATCAACTGCTTATTTTGGCAAAGCTTGCGCCGCAGCAGCAACTGCCAGAAGATCAGCTTGAACTTGCCGATTGGATTGCATTAACCGATGATGTGCTTAGTGAGGTTAATCGTCAAGCACGTGAAAAATACATTCAACTAAAACGGTCAGTGACTGTTGAAGCAGAACAAGTCTTACCGCTTCATATTAACCTAACCTTAATGAAAATATTACTACGCAACGTGCTAGACAATGCCATTCGCTATTCGCCTGAAAATAGCACGGTTGAGATTGTATTAGCTGCCGACAGTATTGTTGTTAAAGATAACGGCAAAGGCGTTAATCAAGAGCATCTAAACCGACTCAGTGAGCGCTTTTATCGTCCTGCGGGTCAAAAGCAAAAAGGTAGCGGGCTTGGGCTGTCTATCGTGCATCAAATAGCGCAATTGCATCAGTTGAACGTTAATTTTGCCAACCGCCCTGCCCCTGACTCAGGATTAATTGTCACTATCAGCAAGTCATCTTCTTAA
- a CDS encoding thermostable hemolysin has product MQSNMDTTSHYDALDTTYHIKAINPSFASDNNKTKAIPSDLYITASTAQYFAHQHDASQTFIKQVYETVHNAKLNYFMPLLFAGTNTNLMSKTAAHIAPKVAIGLKPLYTEKVFLEQYLASPIETVISELVGYDVQRTRICEIGNLASQSAGNARLMIAFLVFYLSTPTQNGTMQTTKADWAVCTGTTAVQHILNHIGIRSHVIAKATSDALADPNQVSAWGRYYQHNPLVLAINVADARTVCSPYFEYTEYNKRNLAPASQLIQASQTIQINQASQPAIIKMRSTHAAHRESLPITHSA; this is encoded by the coding sequence ATGCAATCGAATATGGATACAACAAGCCATTATGATGCTTTAGACACCACTTATCATATTAAAGCGATCAACCCCTCTTTTGCCTCTGATAATAATAAGACAAAAGCTATACCATCAGATTTATACATTACTGCCAGCACAGCCCAGTATTTTGCGCATCAACATGACGCATCGCAAACGTTCATCAAACAAGTGTATGAAACAGTACACAACGCTAAATTAAACTACTTTATGCCGTTATTATTTGCAGGCACCAACACTAACCTAATGTCAAAAACAGCTGCGCACATAGCGCCAAAAGTGGCTATAGGCTTAAAGCCTTTATATACAGAAAAGGTGTTTTTGGAGCAATACTTAGCATCGCCTATTGAAACGGTTATCAGTGAGTTGGTCGGTTACGATGTACAGCGCACGCGTATTTGTGAGATTGGTAACTTAGCGTCACAAAGTGCGGGTAATGCTCGGTTGATGATTGCATTTTTGGTGTTTTATCTATCAACACCGACCCAAAATGGGACTATGCAAACGACTAAAGCAGATTGGGCTGTCTGTACCGGCACAACTGCGGTTCAACATATCTTAAACCACATAGGGATTCGTAGTCATGTGATTGCTAAAGCAACGAGTGACGCTTTGGCTGACCCCAATCAGGTCTCGGCATGGGGACGTTATTATCAACATAATCCGCTGGTGCTTGCCATTAATGTGGCCGATGCAAGAACGGTGTGCTCTCCTTATTTTGAGTACACAGAATACAACAAACGCAATTTAGCGCCAGCCTCACAACTAATTCAAGCCTCTCAAACCATTCAAATAAACCAAGCCTCGCAGCCAGCAATTATAAAAATGCGAAGCACACATGCTGCGCACAGAGAGTCTTTGCCTATCACCCATTCAGCCTAA
- a CDS encoding AMP-binding protein, translating to MTPIYNAISQHAMQTPNQIAITEISQAMANDGSDHQINQQGLNKQSTKQQVIEQCIKQLTYAELQTHLTNLSDLLHPYQGRRVAIYAVNNIDWVLLDLAFSHVGAVVIPIPLFFSASQIEHLLQDAQIELIYIGIGLSLPQLSDSEAITKTTTPGIETITSQHNGLTETPVINGTFYQTKYSVNTASNQTSDASTDTLKDRPFCKVTYTSGSTGMPKGVCLGDETLMRIVTSLSDALSDTLTDTTQDVIQSKVGQSKAGHLSVLPFATLLENVAGMYVSLYMGRTLVIGDVSQFGLLSNQAFDADKLLHTLQMHRIASVILLPQMLKAICECDSTYDLSALKFMAVGGGKVSPTLLKEATALGLPVYEGYGLSECGSVVSLNTPKAHRAGSVGKPMPHAAVSIAPTGEVMVAGNAMHGYLNQDSSVSKTDLNQPLIATGDIGHLDEDGYLYITGRRKNVLISSFGRNISPEWVEAQLLTQPIIYQAAVLGDGEPALSAVIVVNLEWASIGQAGVNQASTDRANTELEQLIAEAIEHVNQTLPDYAQVKHWHITDDAFSVDNGLLTDNGKLRRLHILQTYAATLGIRHLA from the coding sequence ATGACACCAATCTATAACGCCATTAGTCAGCATGCGATGCAGACACCAAACCAGATAGCCATTACTGAAATATCTCAAGCGATGGCTAACGATGGTTCTGATCATCAGATCAATCAGCAAGGCCTCAATAAGCAAAGTACTAAGCAGCAAGTCATCGAGCAATGCATTAAGCAGTTAACTTATGCCGAGCTACAAACACATCTTACTAATCTAAGCGACCTTCTTCATCCGTATCAAGGTCGTCGTGTGGCTATTTATGCGGTCAATAACATAGATTGGGTGCTGCTTGATTTGGCATTTAGTCATGTTGGCGCGGTGGTCATTCCTATTCCGCTGTTTTTTAGTGCGTCGCAAATTGAGCATTTGTTGCAAGATGCTCAAATTGAGCTTATCTATATTGGTATCGGCTTATCACTGCCGCAGCTATCGGACTCTGAGGCAATAACCAAAACAACAACTCCTGGTATTGAGACCATTACCAGCCAACATAATGGGTTAACTGAGACACCTGTAATAAATGGCACCTTTTATCAAACTAAATATTCGGTCAATACAGCATCAAATCAAACTTCTGATGCCTCAACTGATACCTTAAAAGACAGGCCTTTTTGCAAGGTAACTTATACCTCAGGTAGTACAGGCATGCCCAAAGGGGTTTGCTTAGGCGATGAGACATTAATGCGTATTGTTACCTCGTTATCAGACGCCTTATCAGATACATTAACCGACACTACCCAAGACGTTATCCAATCAAAAGTAGGCCAATCTAAGGCAGGCCACTTGAGTGTGCTGCCTTTTGCCACTTTATTAGAAAACGTGGCAGGCATGTATGTCAGCTTATATATGGGCCGCACTTTGGTTATCGGTGATGTGAGTCAGTTTGGCTTACTGTCTAATCAAGCCTTTGATGCTGATAAGTTGCTACACACTCTACAAATGCACCGTATCGCCAGCGTTATTTTACTGCCGCAAATGTTGAAAGCCATTTGTGAATGTGACAGCACATATGATTTATCAGCGCTCAAATTTATGGCAGTTGGCGGCGGCAAGGTCTCTCCAACCTTGTTGAAAGAGGCAACAGCATTGGGTTTGCCTGTCTATGAGGGTTATGGGCTATCAGAGTGTGGCTCTGTCGTCAGTCTCAATACACCCAAAGCACATCGAGCAGGCAGCGTGGGAAAACCCATGCCGCATGCGGCTGTCAGCATTGCGCCTACTGGCGAGGTTATGGTAGCCGGAAATGCCATGCACGGTTACTTAAATCAGGACAGCAGTGTATCGAAAACTGATTTAAACCAACCGCTAATAGCAACAGGTGATATCGGACACTTAGATGAGGATGGCTACCTATATATTACAGGACGCCGCAAAAACGTACTGATTAGCAGCTTTGGTCGCAACATATCTCCAGAATGGGTAGAGGCGCAACTGTTGACCCAACCCATCATTTATCAAGCGGCAGTGCTCGGTGATGGCGAGCCTGCTTTATCTGCCGTCATTGTGGTTAATCTTGAATGGGCATCTATAGGCCAAGCTGGTGTTAATCAAGCAAGTACAGATCGAGCAAATACAGAACTAGAACAGTTGATTGCTGAGGCTATCGAGCATGTCAATCAAACACTGCCAGATTATGCTCAAGTAAAGCATTGGCATATTACCGATGATGCCTTTAGCGTTGATAACGGACTACTGACGGATAATGGCAAATTGCGTCGATTACATATCCTACAGACCTACGCAGCAACGCTTGGAATAAGACACTTGGCATAA
- a CDS encoding TauD/TfdA family dioxygenase, giving the protein MQTNIASPIQDCVAQDKSDVLAALENQGWILIRGHDYTVEHFSALMTSLCQTLTYDPARENINKETQKVDAGTHPVGLHIENGNTPLPPDVVAFFSELSASKGSQTTLCDGHAVYQALPETLKQLFSNPISISRYLPKTIWQNYVATAMGKPDIANQLTFDDLKNFIAQTNSESLTHDAEPQADGGIRYTLQVPAIRQDNLSHLPAFANTLLGPSFNYEKPEFTLANADKVDAELMQQLTQICEAHTQEIAWQDGDVLVLDNKRVMHGRREIKVPLNERKLYIGMGLGVNK; this is encoded by the coding sequence ATGCAAACCAACATCGCATCCCCTATTCAAGATTGTGTGGCTCAAGACAAATCAGACGTATTAGCCGCTTTAGAAAATCAAGGCTGGATACTAATACGTGGCCATGATTATACTGTGGAGCACTTTAGTGCCTTGATGACCAGCCTATGCCAAACGCTGACCTATGATCCTGCACGCGAAAACATCAACAAAGAAACTCAAAAAGTAGATGCTGGCACGCACCCTGTCGGACTGCATATTGAAAATGGCAATACCCCACTGCCGCCTGATGTGGTTGCTTTTTTTAGTGAGCTAAGTGCCAGTAAAGGCTCGCAAACCACGCTGTGTGATGGGCATGCTGTCTATCAAGCACTGCCTGAAACATTAAAACAGTTATTTTCCAATCCGATCAGTATCAGTCGCTATTTACCAAAAACCATTTGGCAAAATTATGTAGCGACCGCAATGGGTAAACCAGATATCGCAAATCAGCTTACTTTTGATGACTTAAAAAACTTCATCGCCCAAACCAATAGTGAGTCGTTAACACACGACGCTGAACCTCAAGCTGACGGCGGCATCCGTTATACCTTACAAGTGCCTGCTATACGCCAAGATAATTTAAGCCATCTGCCCGCTTTTGCTAATACGCTACTAGGTCCCTCTTTTAATTACGAAAAGCCAGAGTTTACATTGGCAAATGCAGACAAAGTAGATGCGGAATTAATGCAGCAACTAACCCAAATTTGTGAAGCGCATACGCAAGAAATTGCATGGCAAGATGGTGATGTGCTGGTGTTAGACAATAAGCGAGTCATGCATGGTCGTCGTGAAATTAAAGTACCTCTTAATGAGCGTAAGCTGTATATTGGTATGGGACTGGGTGTGAATAAATAA
- a CDS encoding SDR family oxidoreductase → MTTPNPKANAYTVLIGATGGIGQEIAKQLCANNRPVVLVGRNTQKLTQLHHELAQNYPNLSIQACACDLSIPSSQDELIENLKQLIQPATNDSVNYIDAVIFNAGINDFALLTDQSDDLLEQMMLVNVAYPMQLIKRLLPVLIAQNKPSQIINIGSTFGSIGYPGFSAYSASKFALRGATQALQREYSDTTVRFRYFAPRATKTTMNNDAVVAMNNELKVNMDSPELVAKALVEFLSNKQVNQHLGFPERFFAWLNRVFPSIVGNAIIKDLPTIKRYAQK, encoded by the coding sequence ATGACAACACCCAACCCAAAAGCCAACGCCTACACCGTACTTATTGGAGCAACTGGCGGTATCGGTCAAGAGATAGCCAAGCAATTATGCGCAAATAATCGTCCTGTGGTTCTGGTAGGCCGTAATACCCAAAAACTAACGCAGCTGCATCATGAGCTAGCACAAAACTACCCTAACCTTTCGATACAGGCTTGTGCTTGTGACTTAAGTATTCCTTCTTCGCAAGATGAATTGATCGAAAACTTAAAGCAGCTTATTCAGCCAGCGACTAATGATAGTGTTAACTATATTGATGCGGTCATTTTCAATGCAGGCATTAATGACTTTGCTTTGCTGACAGATCAAAGCGATGACCTGCTTGAGCAAATGATGCTGGTGAATGTCGCTTATCCAATGCAACTGATTAAGCGCTTGTTACCTGTATTAATTGCGCAAAACAAACCGAGTCAAATCATTAACATTGGCTCAACCTTTGGCAGTATCGGCTATCCTGGCTTTAGTGCTTATAGTGCCAGTAAATTTGCTTTACGCGGTGCGACTCAAGCTTTGCAGCGAGAATATAGCGATACTACAGTTCGCTTTCGCTACTTTGCGCCCAGAGCCACTAAAACCACGATGAATAATGATGCTGTGGTCGCAATGAACAATGAGTTGAAAGTGAATATGGACTCACCGGAACTGGTTGCTAAGGCATTGGTTGAGTTTTTAAGCAACAAACAAGTTAATCAGCACCTTGGCTTTCCAGAACGGTTTTTTGCTTGGCTAAACCGTGTGTTCCCAAGTATTGTCGGAAATGCAATTATTAAGGATTTACCGACTATTAAGCGTTATGCTCAGAAGTAG
- a CDS encoding HNH endonuclease: MPTADFQINFLRNIQWLLESSAYTSTYKFALLVAISNLSIESGINNDSTCSISYYQLAEQFIQLYWSQALPFSDLDSNSTLRQSNTPGQIKVITSILNLQAEAKTTSLNNARTFNIKKWQSTLKEIARTIKNNPAKYLQSAENKINREFLYVYDSKAQEITLKPGVAYCFARFSKIIQKLCQQYWADFVRKNRHNQAYFSDDLDLQQFLFNQPRQNLSVLVPLLKDIQDGECFYCGGHLKGTPEVDHFIPWSKYQIDTTHNFVLADHKCNNSKRDYLAEERFYEQWLIRNQDYGKLIEDETSTMGFISNQTRSETISQWAYQVAVEHNDLVWIPNSTTRLRYINPSLLPRLGV; the protein is encoded by the coding sequence ATGCCAACCGCAGACTTCCAAATTAATTTTCTGAGAAATATACAGTGGCTGTTAGAATCTAGCGCTTATACCTCAACGTACAAGTTTGCCTTATTAGTTGCAATATCTAATCTATCCATTGAATCAGGCATTAATAATGACAGCACCTGCTCTATCTCTTACTATCAACTTGCTGAACAATTCATACAACTATACTGGTCTCAAGCACTGCCATTCTCAGACTTAGATAGCAACTCCACCTTAAGACAAAGTAATACGCCGGGACAAATTAAAGTCATTACCAGCATTCTAAACTTGCAAGCTGAAGCGAAAACAACTAGCTTGAATAACGCTCGCACTTTTAATATAAAAAAATGGCAATCTACACTTAAAGAAATTGCTCGTACTATTAAAAATAATCCTGCTAAATATCTGCAAAGTGCTGAAAATAAAATAAACCGAGAGTTCTTGTACGTATATGACAGTAAAGCACAAGAAATAACCTTAAAACCAGGGGTTGCCTACTGTTTTGCAAGATTTAGTAAAATCATTCAAAAGCTATGCCAACAGTATTGGGCAGATTTTGTCCGGAAAAACCGTCACAACCAAGCCTATTTCAGTGATGATTTAGATTTACAACAATTTTTATTCAATCAACCGAGACAAAACCTAAGCGTCTTAGTGCCTTTGTTAAAAGACATCCAAGATGGAGAGTGTTTTTATTGTGGTGGTCATTTAAAAGGGACGCCCGAAGTTGATCATTTTATTCCATGGTCAAAATACCAAATAGATACCACACATAACTTTGTGCTTGCTGATCACAAGTGCAATAACAGTAAACGTGACTATTTGGCGGAAGAAAGATTTTATGAACAATGGTTAATTAGAAACCAGGATTATGGAAAACTGATAGAGGATGAAACATCCACTATGGGTTTTATTAGCAATCAAACTCGATCAGAAACTATTAGTCAATGGGCTTATCAGGTTGCAGTTGAGCATAACGATCTAGTCTGGATACCAAACTCTACTACTAGACTACGGTATATCAATCCATCTCTTCTGCCTCGTCTAGGGGTCTAA
- a CDS encoding DUF6977 family protein, producing the protein MQHPLSQTPTPIEYKPVFMPRVGSDNLVKTDMVRIERHVGFATRQKKKTINDLHQVIKKKYGFKKVLDLTSKSGNKLSFHLNPNTLKLTHGFESDRDANNNSEGIEQGRQYSVENAYQASKVFEKGGPFIDLLDAAPRQAKKDERLISSGDITGYDYFGMLWGLEPLTVFYDWLYVNALKQHPQLHEEVLQYQAFTDVSFNPKKNIHCPAYSLAMFVALHKRELLDGIEDPGTFYDLVTGFDLSNTEDQLEEGWF; encoded by the coding sequence ATGCAACACCCTTTATCTCAAACGCCCACACCTATCGAATACAAACCTGTCTTTATGCCTAGAGTCGGCAGTGACAATCTTGTCAAAACCGATATGGTTAGAATCGAGCGCCATGTGGGATTTGCGACCCGCCAGAAGAAAAAAACCATCAATGATCTGCATCAAGTCATCAAAAAGAAATACGGCTTTAAAAAAGTGCTGGATTTAACCAGTAAATCCGGTAATAAGCTAAGTTTTCACCTTAATCCTAACACTCTAAAGCTGACCCATGGTTTTGAATCTGACAGAGATGCGAATAACAACAGTGAAGGGATAGAGCAGGGCAGGCAGTACAGTGTCGAAAACGCCTATCAAGCCAGCAAAGTATTTGAAAAAGGCGGTCCCTTTATTGATTTGCTAGACGCTGCACCAAGACAAGCCAAAAAAGATGAGCGTTTAATCAGCTCTGGTGATATTACCGGTTATGATTATTTTGGCATGCTATGGGGTCTTGAGCCGCTGACGGTATTTTATGATTGGCTGTATGTCAATGCGCTAAAGCAGCACCCACAGCTGCACGAGGAAGTACTTCAATACCAAGCCTTTACAGACGTATCGTTTAACCCAAAAAAGAATATTCATTGTCCCGCTTATTCATTAGCGATGTTTGTGGCATTGCATAAACGCGAGCTATTAGACGGTATTGAAGATCCCGGGACGTTTTATGATCTGGTCACAGGGTTTGACTTAAGTAACACCGAAGATCAGTTAGAAGAAGGTTGGTTTTAA